The Hydra vulgaris chromosome 11, alternate assembly HydraT2T_AEP genome contains a region encoding:
- the LOC136087049 gene encoding ARL14 effector protein-like, giving the protein MYNKINCCFVNNYGACYKQSYTQVRNLIEDIDSNVKKLLVKRTNMKKEQITSICTHHYDMLVVRYEGNQKSCCNPFLTHQKVCRASLRVITMHNVLEAETVDLNLTPGKKLCPTCRSKVMKRLSKSTSENKNDEDFDIVSETSIQNKKEGVDTHFTFAGVSPIKVKGLHKSGKIREGKRKLTALTTSIKKKVATSLNISEESFEEQSNFVNEYIEKANLFDNMMVSLTNKIAESTAISKKIQLTTLAPTDWSIKKVSETLHVTNYVARTAHKLALEKGILTMHF; this is encoded by the exons atgtataacaaaataaattgctgctttgtaaataattatggagCTTGTTATAAACAGTCATATACCCAAGTAAGAAATCTGATTGAAGATATTGACAGCAATGTTAAAAAACTACTTGTAAAACgaacaaatatgaaaaaagaacAAATCACTAGCATATGCACACATCATTATGATATGTTAGTTGTAAGATATGAGGGTAATCAGAAAAGTTGTTGTAATCCATTTCTGACTCACCAAAAGGTGTgtagag catcACTACGTGTGATTACAATGCATAATGTGTTAGAAGCAGAAACTGTAGATTTAAATCTTACACCTGGAAAGAAATTGTGTCCAACCTGTCGAAGTAAAGTTATGAAACGTTTATCAAAAAGTAcgagtgaaaataaaaatgatgaagattttgatattgttaGTGAAACgtccattcaaaataaaaaagaaggtgTGGATACACACTTTACATTTGCTGGAGTATCTCCTATTAAGGTCAAAGGATTGCATAAGTCAGGTAAAATCAGAGAAGGTAAACGAAAATTGACAGCATTAACaacctccattaaaaaaaaggtagccACTTCCCTTAATATATCAGAAGAAAGTTTTGAAGAGCAGTCAAATTTTGTTAACGAGTATATTGAAAAAGCAAACTTGTTTGATAACATGATGGTATCACTAACTAACAAAATTGCAGAGTCTACagcaatatctaaaaaaatacaactgaCGACACTTGCTCCAACAGACTGGTCAATAAAAAAGGTTTCTGAAACATTACATGTAACAAACTATGTAGCTCGAACTGCACATAAGTTGGCAttagaaaaaggtattttaactATGCATTTTTAA